The Pseudomonas triclosanedens genome has a window encoding:
- a CDS encoding sigma-54 interaction domain-containing protein, producing MSLLTLPNAREQTKSVRATVLVFEDARSQELLSRIERLAPSEANALIIGETGTGKELVARHIHKLSRRSGAPFVAVNCGAFSESLVESELFGHEKGAYTGAISSKAGWFEAANGGTLFLDEIGDLPLNMQVKLLRVLQEREVVRLGSRTPVPIDVRVVAATNVNLADAVVAGHFREDLFYRLHVATIRLPPLRDRPGDILPLAGFFLEEHCQRLGYNRASLSPEAERKLLAHSWPGNIRELENAIHHALLVCRNRLVQPADLQLAELPGAPRHEALFHPLAPGADDALEQALLKLFESNRADLYEHVEEVLFRTAYHFCHGNQLQTGRLLGISRNIVRARLEKIGELNLRRVG from the coding sequence ATGTCGCTCTTGACCCTTCCCAATGCCCGCGAACAAACCAAGTCTGTCCGCGCCACGGTGCTGGTATTCGAGGATGCGCGTTCACAGGAGTTGCTCAGTCGCATCGAACGTCTGGCGCCGAGCGAGGCCAACGCGCTGATCATCGGCGAAACCGGCACCGGCAAGGAGCTGGTGGCGCGACATATCCACAAGCTCAGCCGGCGCAGCGGCGCCCCCTTCGTCGCGGTGAACTGCGGGGCGTTCTCCGAATCGCTGGTGGAGAGCGAGCTGTTCGGCCACGAGAAAGGCGCCTACACCGGTGCCATCAGCAGCAAGGCCGGCTGGTTCGAAGCGGCCAATGGCGGCACGCTGTTCCTCGACGAGATCGGCGACCTGCCACTGAACATGCAGGTCAAGCTGTTGCGTGTGCTGCAGGAGCGCGAAGTGGTGCGCCTGGGCTCGCGCACGCCGGTGCCGATCGATGTGAGGGTGGTCGCCGCCACCAACGTCAACCTTGCCGACGCAGTGGTCGCCGGGCATTTCCGCGAAGATCTGTTCTACCGCCTGCATGTCGCCACCATCCGCCTGCCCCCGCTGCGCGATCGCCCGGGCGACATCCTGCCGCTGGCCGGATTCTTCCTCGAAGAACACTGCCAGCGCCTGGGCTACAACCGCGCCAGCCTGAGCCCGGAAGCCGAGCGCAAGCTGCTCGCCCACAGCTGGCCGGGTAACATTCGCGAACTGGAGAACGCCATCCACCATGCCTTGCTGGTCTGCCGCAACCGCCTGGTGCAGCCAGCCGACCTGCAACTGGCAGAACTGCCCGGCGCCCCACGCCACGAAGCGCTCTTCCACCCGCTCGCGCCAGGCGCCGACGACGCGCTGGAACAGGCGCTGCTGAAGCTGTTCGAGAGCAACCGCGCGGACCTCTACGAGCATGTGGAAGAAGTGCTGTTCCGCACGGCCTATCACTTCTGCCACGGCAACCAGTTGCAGACCGGCCGCCTGCTGGGCATCAGCCGCAACATCGTCCGCGCCCGCCTCGAAAAGATCGGCGAGCTGAACCTCAGGCGCGTTGGCTGA
- a CDS encoding response regulator transcription factor, producing MEKSANRRFSVLVIDDEPQVTAELSELLENSGYRCVVSDSKDSALQRFRDDPSIGLVICDLGLGRDNGIRVVEALKETAGSGRFFETIILTGQQGSQEVIEAMRVGVADYYQKPVSPMDLLKGLERLEARLHERIRSQLSLSHVNQRLEYLAESLNSISRDIHKIKYEVHGAGQPSSVLKQEPAEARDSVPSSAEQIAPVVNNPLFNKLSPRQQAVARLVSKGLTNYQIAYDLGITENTVKLYVSQVLRLMHMHNRTQLALALSPSAAQSSAVH from the coding sequence ATGGAAAAGTCGGCCAATCGTCGTTTCAGCGTGCTGGTCATCGACGACGAGCCCCAGGTCACCGCCGAACTGTCCGAGCTGCTGGAAAACAGCGGCTATCGGTGCGTGGTCAGCGATAGCAAGGACAGCGCTCTACAGCGCTTCCGCGACGATCCATCGATCGGTTTGGTGATCTGCGATCTCGGCCTGGGCCGCGACAACGGCATACGGGTAGTCGAGGCGCTGAAGGAGACAGCCGGCAGCGGACGCTTCTTCGAAACCATCATCCTCACCGGCCAGCAAGGCAGCCAGGAGGTCATCGAGGCCATGCGCGTCGGTGTCGCCGACTACTACCAGAAGCCGGTATCGCCGATGGACCTGCTCAAGGGCCTGGAGCGCCTGGAAGCACGCCTGCACGAACGCATCCGCAGCCAGCTGAGCCTGAGCCATGTGAACCAGCGCCTGGAATACCTCGCCGAATCCCTCAACTCGATCTCGCGGGATATCCACAAGATCAAGTACGAGGTGCACGGTGCCGGGCAGCCCAGCAGCGTACTCAAGCAGGAACCGGCGGAAGCCCGGGACAGCGTACCGAGCAGCGCCGAACAGATCGCCCCGGTGGTGAACAATCCGCTGTTCAACAAACTCTCTCCGCGCCAGCAGGCCGTGGCGCGCCTGGTCAGCAAGGGCCTGACCAACTACCAGATCGCCTATGACCTGGGCATCACCGAGAACACCGTGAAGCTCTACGTTTCGCAGGTGTTGCGCCTGATGCACATGCACAACCGCACGCAACTGGCCCTCGCGCTCTCCCCTTCCGCGGCGCAGAGCAGCGCCGTGCACTGA
- a CDS encoding PsiF family protein — MTIVRIPLLALALLFSVQGFAATAQQDKMKTCNADATAKALKGDERKAFMSTCLKAGSDTKAMTPQQEKMKTCNAAATTKELKGDERKAFMSNCLKK, encoded by the coding sequence ATGACCATCGTTCGCATTCCGCTGCTTGCACTGGCCCTTCTGTTTTCGGTGCAGGGTTTCGCCGCCACCGCACAGCAGGACAAGATGAAAACCTGCAACGCCGACGCTACCGCCAAGGCCCTCAAGGGCGACGAGCGCAAGGCGTTCATGAGCACCTGTCTGAAGGCTGGCAGCGACACCAAGGCGATGACGCCGCAGCAGGAGAAGATGAAGACCTGCAACGCCGCAGCCACCACCAAGGAGCTCAAGGGCGACGAACGCAAGGCGTTCATGAGCAACTGTCTGAAGAAATGA
- a CDS encoding TadE/TadG family type IV pilus assembly protein — translation MKGVGSCRGQRGAVAIEFAAVFVLFFAVLYGLLGYCVPLLMLQAFNDAAAAGARIAVSVNPGTNDYNAALRSAVDSAVNQRLSWMPASWRNGCYNGAYLNTPTTETVQGRSYTRIQVCVNYPYAASPVVPLLTLPGIGTIPRLPNVLTGQASVLL, via the coding sequence ATGAAAGGAGTCGGCAGTTGCCGCGGGCAACGCGGAGCGGTAGCGATCGAGTTCGCCGCAGTATTCGTATTGTTCTTCGCCGTGCTCTACGGGCTGCTCGGCTATTGCGTGCCCTTGTTGATGCTGCAGGCATTCAACGATGCGGCGGCGGCAGGGGCGCGCATCGCGGTGTCGGTGAACCCCGGCACGAACGACTACAACGCCGCGTTGCGCAGCGCAGTGGACAGCGCGGTCAACCAGCGCCTGAGCTGGATGCCGGCCTCCTGGCGCAACGGCTGCTACAACGGCGCGTACCTGAATACGCCGACCACCGAAACCGTCCAGGGACGCAGCTACACGCGCATTCAGGTCTGCGTGAACTATCCCTACGCCGCCTCTCCGGTGGTTCCGCTGCTGACGCTGCCGGGAATCGGCACCATACCGCGCCTGCCGAACGTGCTCACCGGGCAGGCCAGCGTGCTGCTCTGA
- a CDS encoding pilus assembly protein TadG-related protein yields MGRERQRGAIGIPAAATLLLALICLALVVDTGRLYLEQRKLQRVVDSAALETATQSGMCGSQSAGQIQSYAASSAAGNGFVAGSGDSLVATLGSVQLDSGYGGAQSRRTFSAGGDPADSIQVKATHTVPSSLILNLASVFTGASATTTLSAQAVARRTAMGGLSAGTSLATLDSQQSVLLNSLLNNLLGSNLSLNAVGYRGLANANVSLLGLSDQLRAAGVNVAAGSVDSLLGTQASLGQLLGATVKAIDPTKAANVDTVLLGQQLLGAGVKTATVTLGSVLSVIAPDSVRDEALQGSVNVLDLITALAFVANRQHAVTLNAGVNLANLAAVQVRLWIIEPPQIALGYPGKGSDGQWRTQVRTAAIRTDVKGTLGIPGILTVDIGLAASVAQGMAALDTIACGGVGKPVDVSVYAQPGIAQLSLGYYTNIQNGTALVPIRVDVLDGAVRLDIAADAVVADANGTTLNYRVTQPSDLPSESQTADSSLGDSLDNAIATLSRTLTVKPTLLGGDWGGLISASLGPLLGTVLSTLRPAVTALGHVVLDPLLRLLGIGLGTIDVRLIDLQTSGAELLI; encoded by the coding sequence ATGGGGCGCGAGCGGCAGCGTGGCGCGATTGGCATTCCCGCGGCGGCGACGCTGCTGCTGGCGCTGATCTGCCTGGCGCTGGTGGTGGATACCGGGCGTCTTTACCTGGAACAGCGCAAGCTGCAGCGCGTGGTCGACAGCGCCGCGCTGGAAACCGCGACCCAGAGCGGCATGTGCGGTAGCCAGTCGGCCGGGCAGATACAGAGCTACGCCGCCAGCAGCGCGGCCGGCAACGGCTTCGTGGCGGGCAGTGGCGATTCGCTGGTCGCTACCCTGGGCAGTGTCCAGCTCGATAGCGGCTACGGCGGTGCCCAGTCGCGGCGGACCTTCAGCGCCGGCGGCGATCCCGCCGACTCGATACAAGTGAAAGCCACCCATACCGTTCCGTCGAGCCTGATCCTCAATCTCGCCAGCGTGTTCACCGGCGCTTCCGCCACCACCACCCTCAGCGCCCAGGCCGTGGCGCGCCGCACGGCGATGGGCGGATTGTCCGCAGGGACCAGCCTGGCGACGCTCGATAGCCAGCAATCGGTGCTGCTGAACAGTCTGCTCAACAACCTGCTGGGCAGTAATCTGTCGCTGAATGCGGTCGGCTATCGCGGCCTGGCCAACGCCAACGTGAGCCTGCTGGGGCTTTCGGATCAGCTCCGCGCGGCCGGTGTCAACGTGGCGGCCGGCTCGGTGGACTCGCTGCTGGGAACCCAGGCCAGCCTCGGGCAGCTACTCGGCGCGACGGTGAAGGCCATCGATCCGACCAAGGCCGCCAATGTCGATACCGTGCTGCTTGGGCAGCAACTGCTGGGCGCCGGGGTCAAGACGGCGACCGTCACCCTGGGCAGCGTATTGTCGGTGATCGCGCCCGACTCGGTGCGCGACGAGGCATTGCAGGGCAGCGTCAACGTACTGGACCTGATCACTGCCCTGGCCTTCGTCGCCAACCGGCAGCACGCGGTCACGCTCAACGCCGGCGTCAACCTCGCCAACCTCGCCGCCGTGCAGGTACGGTTGTGGATCATCGAGCCGCCGCAGATTGCCCTGGGCTATCCCGGCAAGGGCAGCGACGGGCAGTGGCGGACGCAGGTGCGCACCGCCGCGATCCGCACCGATGTGAAGGGCACCCTGGGTATCCCGGGCATCCTCACGGTGGACATCGGCCTGGCCGCGAGCGTCGCCCAGGGCATGGCGGCGTTGGATACCATCGCTTGTGGTGGCGTCGGCAAACCGGTGGACGTGAGTGTCTATGCGCAGCCGGGCATAGCCCAATTGAGTCTTGGCTACTACACGAACATCCAGAACGGCACCGCGCTGGTGCCTATCCGCGTCGATGTACTGGACGGTGCGGTTCGCCTGGACATCGCCGCCGATGCCGTGGTGGCTGATGCGAATGGCACCACGCTGAACTACCGGGTAACGCAGCCGTCGGACCTCCCCAGCGAGAGCCAGACCGCTGACAGTTCGCTGGGCGATTCGCTGGACAACGCCATCGCCACGTTGTCGCGGACACTGACCGTGAAGCCCACCCTGCTCGGAGGGGATTGGGGAGGACTGATCAGTGCGAGCCTCGGACCGCTGCTGGGGACCGTGCTGTCGACACTGCGCCCGGCCGTCACGGCACTCGGGCATGTGGTGCTCGATCCGTTGCTGCGTCTGCTCGGCATCGGCCTGGGGACGATAGATGTGCGTCTGATCGACCTGCAGACCAGCGGCGCGGAGCTGCTGATCTGA
- a CDS encoding PAS domain-containing sensor histidine kinase — translation MFDFFRSLAGTQDEEPSVPAPSRPLAARRRPALSADEVKVPSAAEHWDIWLELDSRDRVVARGGRQVHRLLQPSGSPGEALPLSDYLERRLPGSMPLTDLRGGERVDLVLRGNGELPLVCRFQAVLQADEHCLLLGTDISDLNWQSDSQQHKLQCLNLSKLLLARLRHSSQRRLGDAVAEVLESFCGAFHMCSMALLLESADGVLRVFACHVQPGIDSLLREGLALPDGELRRAIGAVLLEAGGARSDLLQTLCCERLYLVPAPVRGGRLAGLLAEPSTPGGAWIGPTPGDWQYLAEILANLVHERSELHNLRDSSRRLTLLQDMVGGGWWRLRVDDGVFELSPAVAAGLGLAAGQGQLALTDLLPMLHPADADELNLRLRNLQPGGRLMQDLRLRGAASAQTRRWLRLQGRMQARAGDQLMDGVLLDISEGKLQEEQALAAHARLRNLIDSAPVVIYVQRVEEGHLIPEFYSESAGNLLGLDLQGQSWQALAERVHPDDLEIFLARGRELLREGRVRTEYRLRDSAGGWHWMYDEAKLLRDIQGIPQEAVGLWLDVTEQHQAALQIAESEERYRVLVEDSPALICRYGPDLALTFINRTFAQVLGEPVEALLGRRLDEWLSAQDCSALRARLVGSGQAAGDDSWELRFSLPGQRNLWLVWSDRPLLDADGRLLEVQAVGRDNTAVRHAQQQLAQGAKMASLGEMVSGMAHEMKQPLHVMRMALYNARQRLAEPEYLKEKLERADAQIDRLSRVIGHMGVFSRKSELEVAPFDPFDACEGALALLGDSLAQQGILLECRPPAQRVAVSGFADQLEQVLINLLANARDALLGREVEAARWIGVFQGPCVDPGWVELHVRDNAGGIDSALMERIFEPFFTTKPIGKGTGLGLSVSHDLIRNMGGSLSVDNFKGGARFTIRLPLLPPP, via the coding sequence ATGTTCGATTTCTTCCGCTCGCTGGCCGGGACGCAGGACGAGGAGCCTTCGGTGCCGGCACCCAGCCGTCCGCTTGCGGCGCGTCGGCGACCGGCTCTGTCCGCCGACGAAGTGAAGGTACCCAGCGCCGCCGAGCATTGGGATATCTGGCTGGAGCTGGACAGCCGCGACCGTGTGGTTGCGCGTGGCGGTCGGCAGGTGCATCGCCTGTTGCAGCCTTCAGGCAGCCCCGGCGAGGCGCTGCCGCTGAGCGACTACCTCGAGCGCCGCCTGCCCGGCAGCATGCCCCTCACCGACCTGCGTGGCGGCGAGCGGGTCGATCTGGTGCTGCGCGGCAACGGAGAACTGCCGCTGGTCTGCCGCTTCCAGGCGGTGTTGCAGGCGGACGAGCACTGTCTGTTGCTGGGCACCGATATCTCCGACCTGAACTGGCAGTCCGACAGCCAGCAGCACAAGCTGCAATGTCTGAATCTCAGCAAGCTGCTGCTGGCACGCCTGCGGCACAGCTCCCAGCGGCGTCTGGGGGATGCAGTGGCGGAGGTGCTGGAGTCCTTCTGTGGCGCGTTCCATATGTGCTCGATGGCGCTGCTGCTGGAATCTGCCGATGGTGTCCTGCGGGTCTTTGCCTGCCATGTGCAGCCGGGCATCGATAGCCTGCTGCGCGAAGGCCTGGCGCTGCCTGACGGCGAACTGCGGCGCGCCATCGGTGCCGTGCTGCTGGAGGCCGGCGGAGCGCGCTCGGACCTGTTGCAGACGCTGTGCTGCGAGCGCCTTTACCTGGTACCCGCGCCGGTTCGCGGCGGGCGCCTGGCGGGACTGCTGGCCGAGCCCTCGACGCCGGGCGGTGCCTGGATAGGGCCGACGCCCGGTGACTGGCAGTATCTGGCGGAAATCCTCGCCAACCTGGTGCATGAGCGTTCCGAGCTGCACAACCTGCGCGACAGCAGCCGGCGGCTGACGCTGCTGCAGGACATGGTTGGCGGAGGCTGGTGGCGGTTGCGTGTGGATGACGGTGTGTTCGAGCTGTCGCCGGCGGTAGCGGCGGGCCTGGGGTTGGCAGCCGGACAAGGCCAGTTGGCTCTCACCGACTTGTTGCCGATGCTGCACCCGGCGGATGCCGATGAACTCAACCTGCGCCTGCGCAATCTGCAACCCGGTGGCCGCCTGATGCAGGACCTGCGCCTGCGCGGCGCGGCATCCGCGCAGACTCGTCGCTGGCTGCGTCTGCAAGGACGGATGCAGGCCCGTGCGGGGGATCAGTTGATGGATGGCGTGCTGCTGGACATCAGCGAGGGCAAGCTGCAGGAGGAGCAGGCCCTGGCGGCCCACGCCCGGCTACGCAACCTGATCGACAGCGCGCCAGTGGTGATCTACGTGCAGCGAGTAGAGGAGGGGCACCTGATCCCCGAGTTCTACAGCGAGAGCGCGGGCAACCTGCTTGGGCTGGACCTGCAGGGACAGAGCTGGCAGGCACTGGCCGAGCGGGTGCACCCGGACGATCTGGAGATCTTCCTCGCCCGTGGCCGCGAGTTGCTGCGCGAGGGCCGCGTGCGCACCGAGTACCGCCTGCGCGATAGCGCCGGCGGCTGGCACTGGATGTACGACGAAGCCAAGCTGTTGCGCGATATCCAGGGTATTCCGCAGGAGGCGGTCGGGCTCTGGCTGGATGTCACCGAACAGCATCAGGCGGCGTTGCAGATCGCCGAGAGCGAGGAGCGTTACCGGGTGCTGGTGGAAGACTCGCCGGCACTGATCTGCCGCTACGGCCCGGACCTTGCGCTGACGTTCATCAACCGCACCTTCGCCCAGGTGCTGGGCGAGCCGGTGGAGGCGCTGCTCGGCCGACGCCTGGACGAGTGGCTGTCGGCCCAGGATTGCAGTGCCTTGCGCGCACGCCTGGTGGGGAGCGGGCAAGCGGCCGGCGACGATTCCTGGGAACTGCGCTTCAGCCTTCCGGGCCAGCGCAACCTGTGGCTGGTGTGGTCGGACCGGCCACTGCTGGACGCCGATGGGCGCCTGCTGGAAGTGCAGGCGGTGGGGCGCGACAACACCGCTGTGCGGCACGCCCAGCAGCAACTGGCCCAGGGCGCCAAGATGGCCAGCCTGGGCGAGATGGTCAGTGGCATGGCGCACGAGATGAAGCAGCCGCTGCACGTGATGCGCATGGCGCTGTACAACGCCCGCCAGCGCTTGGCGGAGCCGGAGTACCTGAAGGAGAAGCTCGAACGCGCCGACGCACAGATCGACAGGTTGTCGCGGGTGATCGGCCACATGGGGGTGTTCAGCCGCAAGTCGGAACTGGAGGTCGCGCCCTTCGATCCGTTCGATGCCTGCGAAGGCGCGTTGGCGCTGCTGGGCGATAGCCTGGCGCAGCAGGGCATCCTGCTCGAATGCCGGCCGCCAGCGCAGCGGGTGGCGGTCAGCGGCTTCGCCGATCAACTGGAGCAGGTGCTGATCAATCTGCTGGCCAACGCGCGCGATGCGCTGCTTGGCCGTGAAGTCGAGGCGGCTCGCTGGATCGGTGTGTTCCAGGGGCCATGTGTCGATCCGGGGTGGGTGGAACTGCACGTGCGGGACAACGCTGGCGGCATCGACAGCGCGCTGATGGAGCGGATCTTCGAGCCGTTCTTCACCACCAAGCCGATTGGCAAGGGCACCGGGCTGGGCTTGTCGGTGAGCCACGACCTGATCCGCAACATGGGCGGCAGCCTGTCGGTGGACAACTTCAAGGGCGGGGCGCGATTCACGATCCGCCTGCCGCTCCTGCCGCCGCCCTGA
- a CDS encoding prepilin peptidase, translated as MLVNFLLLGWFAACAYQDLTRLRVSNLLTLGGALIAGVFLLLEGHTLTGHTPLEASSAVVLALLLSLPGYALGKLGAADVKALLALALASDPQALLYVLALASLFTLALMFASKLLIDSDWLPANFESKLARLLPSTFKSFPFIFSVFVGLLTYMSFIH; from the coding sequence ATGCTGGTGAATTTCCTGCTGCTGGGCTGGTTCGCGGCATGTGCTTACCAGGACCTCACACGTCTGCGCGTAAGCAACCTGCTGACCCTCGGCGGAGCGCTGATCGCTGGGGTTTTCCTCCTGCTGGAGGGCCATACGCTGACCGGCCATACACCGTTGGAGGCCTCGTCCGCCGTGGTTCTCGCATTACTCCTGAGCCTTCCGGGCTACGCCCTGGGGAAGCTCGGCGCCGCCGACGTCAAGGCGCTGCTGGCGCTGGCGCTGGCCAGCGATCCGCAAGCGCTGCTCTACGTTCTCGCACTGGCCAGCCTGTTTACCCTGGCACTTATGTTCGCCAGCAAACTTTTGATTGATTCGGATTGGCTGCCTGCTAATTTCGAATCGAAATTAGCGAGACTGCTACCGTCAACTTTCAAGTCATTCCCGTTTATCTTCTCCGTTTTCGTCGGACTTCTGACGTATATGTCGTTCATCCATTGA
- a CDS encoding inorganic phosphate transporter, translating into MFDLFSGLDVWVGVSLVLALAFVLAFEFINGFHDTANAVATVIYTKAMSPYRAVILSGIFNFLGVLLGGVGVAYAIVHLLPVELLINVNTGHGLAMVFSLLAAAITWNLGTWYFGIPASSSHTLIGSILGVGLANALITDVPLADGINWGKAIDIGLSLIFSPLAGFLVAALLLIGLKWMYPLSKMHKTPETRRDVDEKKHPPFWNRLVLVISAMTVSFVHGSNDGQKGIGLIMLVLIGIVPTKFVLDLNSTTYQIERTRDAAIHLQQFYNRHSDTLGEMLALGKAGNAEMPDLYRCEPTQTEATLKGLLTDLHGVSSYNDLKDEERVQVRRYLLCLDDTAKKVGKLSDLPSREKADLEKLRKDLTSTTEYAPFWVIIAVALALGIGTMVGWKRVVLTVGEKIGKQGMTYAQGIAAQLTATAAIGMANIYSLPVSTTHVLSSGVAGTMVANRSGLQGNTVRNILMAWVLTLPVSIALSAGLFWLSSRFVG; encoded by the coding sequence ATGTTCGATCTCTTCAGCGGACTCGATGTCTGGGTGGGTGTCAGCCTGGTTCTGGCACTTGCATTCGTACTCGCCTTCGAGTTCATCAATGGCTTCCACGACACCGCCAACGCGGTGGCCACGGTCATCTATACCAAGGCCATGTCGCCCTATCGCGCGGTGATCCTCTCCGGCATCTTCAACTTCCTTGGCGTGTTGCTCGGTGGCGTCGGCGTCGCCTATGCCATCGTCCACCTGCTGCCGGTGGAACTGCTGATCAACGTGAACACCGGCCACGGCCTGGCGATGGTGTTCTCCCTGCTCGCCGCTGCCATCACCTGGAACCTCGGAACCTGGTACTTCGGCATCCCCGCATCCAGCTCCCACACCCTGATCGGCTCGATCCTCGGCGTAGGCCTGGCCAATGCGCTGATCACCGACGTGCCGCTGGCCGACGGGATCAACTGGGGCAAGGCCATCGATATCGGCCTGTCGCTGATCTTCTCGCCGCTGGCCGGCTTCCTGGTGGCCGCACTGCTGCTGATCGGCCTGAAATGGATGTATCCGCTGTCCAAGATGCACAAGACGCCGGAAACCCGCCGCGACGTCGACGAGAAGAAGCACCCGCCGTTCTGGAACCGCCTGGTGCTGGTGATCTCGGCCATGACCGTAAGCTTCGTGCACGGCTCCAACGACGGCCAGAAGGGTATCGGCCTGATCATGCTGGTGCTGATCGGCATCGTGCCGACCAAGTTCGTCCTCGACCTGAACAGCACCACCTACCAGATCGAGCGTACTCGCGACGCCGCCATTCACCTGCAGCAGTTCTACAACCGCCACTCCGACACCCTGGGCGAGATGCTGGCCCTGGGCAAGGCCGGCAATGCCGAGATGCCGGACCTGTACCGTTGCGAACCGACGCAGACCGAAGCGACCCTCAAGGGCCTGCTGACCGACCTGCACGGCGTTTCCAGCTACAACGACCTGAAGGACGAGGAGCGCGTACAGGTACGCCGCTACCTGCTGTGCCTGGACGACACCGCGAAGAAAGTGGGCAAGCTCTCCGACCTGCCGTCCCGCGAGAAGGCTGACCTCGAGAAGCTGCGCAAGGACCTGACCAGCACCACCGAATACGCGCCGTTCTGGGTGATCATCGCCGTCGCCCTGGCCCTGGGTATCGGTACGATGGTCGGCTGGAAGCGCGTGGTACTGACCGTTGGCGAGAAGATCGGCAAGCAGGGCATGACCTATGCCCAGGGCATTGCCGCCCAGCTCACCGCAACCGCCGCCATCGGCATGGCCAATATCTACAGCCTGCCGGTCTCCACCACGCACGTGCTGTCCTCCGGCGTCGCCGGAACGATGGTGGCCAACCGCAGCGGCCTGCAAGGCAACACCGTACGCAACATCCTGATGGCCTGGGTACTGACCCTGCCGGTCTCGATCGCGCTGTCCGCCGGCCTGTTCTGGCTGTCCTCGCGCTTCGTCGGCTGA
- a CDS encoding RluA family pseudouridine synthase, whose protein sequence is MSASSFSAAQQRASTLHLPAGPWATVLDCLCAHFPAIDRATWLDRMARGRVLDSDGQPIGPQHLYREGLRIHYFREVAQETPIPFEESVLHVDEHLVVADKPHFLPVTPSGQYVEQTLLARLAKRLDNPLLVPLHRIDRLTAGLVLFSANPDSRAAYQALFRERRIDKMYEAIAPALPQLEFPHLRRSRLVDGDPFILMREAEGVPNSETRIEVLERRGEWWRYALYPVTGKRHQLRVHMSALGAPLRGDPLYPVLLPREQREPEDYARPLKLLARELDFIDPLSGQPRQFQSRLQLDW, encoded by the coding sequence ATGTCTGCATCCAGCTTCTCCGCCGCCCAGCAACGCGCCAGCACCCTGCACCTGCCCGCCGGCCCCTGGGCGACCGTGCTCGACTGCCTGTGTGCGCACTTCCCGGCCATTGACCGGGCTACCTGGCTGGATCGCATGGCACGCGGCCGGGTGCTGGACAGCGACGGCCAGCCGATCGGCCCGCAACATCTCTACCGCGAAGGGTTGCGTATCCACTACTTCCGCGAAGTGGCGCAGGAAACACCGATACCGTTCGAGGAAAGCGTGCTGCACGTCGATGAGCATCTGGTGGTCGCCGACAAACCGCACTTCCTGCCGGTGACGCCGTCCGGCCAGTACGTCGAGCAGACCCTGCTCGCTCGCCTGGCGAAGCGCCTGGACAATCCTTTACTGGTGCCGCTGCATCGGATCGACCGGCTGACCGCCGGCCTGGTGCTGTTCTCCGCCAATCCGGACAGCCGCGCGGCCTACCAGGCGCTGTTCCGTGAACGGCGTATCGACAAGATGTACGAGGCCATAGCCCCGGCGCTGCCGCAACTGGAGTTTCCGCATCTGCGCCGGTCCCGCCTGGTGGATGGCGATCCGTTCATTCTCATGCGGGAAGCCGAGGGCGTGCCCAACAGCGAAACGCGCATCGAGGTACTGGAGCGCCGGGGCGAATGGTGGCGCTATGCGCTGTACCCGGTGACCGGCAAGCGCCATCAGTTGCGCGTGCACATGTCGGCGCTGGGCGCGCCGCTGCGCGGCGACCCGCTCTATCCCGTGCTGCTGCCACGCGAACAGCGCGAGCCGGAAGACTACGCCAGGCCGCTGAAGCTCCTGGCCCGGGAACTGGATTTCATCGACCCGCTCAGCGGCCAGCCACGGCAGTTCCAGAGCCGCCTGCAACTCGACTGGTAG